From the Pungitius pungitius chromosome 6, fPunPun2.1, whole genome shotgun sequence genome, one window contains:
- the nt5dc3 gene encoding 5'-nucleotidase domain-containing protein 3 has translation MAPLPLPLSSLLKHRDCLQKAGAFSSALQSLHRRPFASRAWRRSPGAVAHGAGRLLSRRAGSPSYAACVFRCSSGAQDTTARLRSVYNETKRQTEDLIPAICANSINPDTIFANNEMSLRDTEIYGFDYDYTLAFYSRDLHTLIFNIARDILITHHNYPEGLRNYEYIPNFAVRGLHYDVQKALLMKIDAFHYIQLGTVYRGLHPVPDEEVIAMYEGCHVPLENMSDFYGKSSHGHTMKQFMDIFSLPEMTLLCCVNDFFMKHNIDYEPVHLYKDVKEAIRDVHVKGIMYRAVEADIGKYICYGEQSHAVLKKLSEHGKKMFLITNSPFDFVDRGMNYIVGKDWQDLFDVVIVQADKPGFFNDRRKPFRRVTDKGALLWDRIHRLEKGKIYKQGNLYEFLRLTGWRGSKVLYFGDHIYSDLADLTLKHGWRTGAIIPELRKEIKIMNTEQYMHMMAWLQALTGLIEQMQVHRDAASQAVVEEWIKEREGMRSQTKDFFNAQFGSLFRTYHNPTYFSRRLSRFADIYMASISCLLNYDFQHTFFPRRTPLQHEGPFWPEHSPAGISVSSQLSKMNVDSD, from the exons ATGGCGCCCTTGCCTTTGCCCCTGTCGTCTCTTCTGAAGCACCGGGACTGTCTGCAGAAGGCCGGCGCGTTTTCTAGCGCGCTACAGAGTTTACACCGCCGGCCCTTCGCGTCTCGCGCGTGGAGACGGAGCCCCGGCGCGGTGGCCCACGGAGCCGGTCGCTTACTGTCACGTCGAGCCGGATCCCCGAGCTACGCAGCGTGTGTCTTTCGCTGCTCTTCGGGGGCTCAGGACACGACAGCGAGGCTGCGGTCTGTTTACAACGAGACCAAAAGGCAGACGGAAG aTTTGATCCCAGCCATTTGCGCCAACTCCATCAACCCGGACACCATTTTTGCAAACAATGAGATGAGCCTCAGAGACACGGAGATCTACGGCTTCGACTATGACTACACCCTGGCTTTCTACTCCAGGGACCTGCACACCCTGATCTTCAACATAGCGCGGGACATTCTCATCACACACCACAAT tATCCAGAGGGTCTGAGAAACTATGAATATATTCCAAATTTTGCTGTAAGAGGACTTCACTACGATGTTCAGAAG GCGCTGCTGATGAAGATCGACGCCTTTCACTACATCCAGTTGGGAACTGTATACAG AGGTCTTCATCCAGTCCCTGACGAGGAAGTCATTGCCATGTATGAAGGTTGCCACGTGCCTTTGGAGAACATGAGCGACTTCTATGGGAAG AGCTCCCATGGCCACACCATGAAACAGTTCATGGACATATTCTCCCTGCCCGAGATGACTCTCCTGTGTTGTGTCAACGACTTCTTCATGAAGCACAACATCGACTATGAGCCGGTGCATCTCTACAAAGACGTGAAG GAAGCTATTCGAGATGTTCACGTCAAGGGCATCATGTACCGCGCCGTGGAGGCCGATATCG GGAAATACATTTGCTATGGCGAGCAAAGCCACGCTGTGCTGAAGAAGCTGTCGGAGCATGGGAAGAAGATGTTCCTCATCACCAACAGCCCATTTGACTTTGT GGACCGAGGAATGAACTACATTGTGGGGAAGGACTGGCAAGACCTGTTTGATGTTGTGATCGTTCAGGCTGACAAACCTGGTTTCTTTAATGACAGGAGAAA ACCTTTCCGGCGAGTGACAGACAAAGGTGCGTTGCTGTGGGACAGGATTCACAGGTTGGAAAAGGGGAAGATCTACAAACAG GGAAACCTTTATGAGTTCCTGAGACTCACCGGCTGGAGAGGGTCCAAAGTGCTCTACTTCGGGGATCACATCTACAGCGACTTGGCA GATCTGACTCTGAAACACGGCTGGAGGACGGGCGCCATTATCCCTGAGCTGAGGAAGGAGATCAAGATCATGAACACGGAGCAGTACATGCACATGATGGCGTGGTTACAGGCGCTGACGGGCCTCATCGAACAGATGCAG GTGCACAGGGACGCGGCATCTCAAGCTGTCGTGGAGGAGTGgatcaaagagagagaaggcatGAG GTCACAGACGAAGGACTTTTTCAACGCTCAGTTCGGGAGTCTCTTCCGGACGTACCACAACCCCACCTATTTCTCACGCCGACTCTCCCGCTTCGCTGACATCTACATGGCCTCCATCAGCTGCCTGCTCAACTATGACTTCCAGCACACCTTTTTCCCTCGGCGTACCCCCCTGCAGCACGAGGGCCCCTTCTGGCCTGAACACAGCCCCGCTGGCATTAGTGTCTCCTCACAACTCAGCAAGATGAACGTAGACTCTGATTAA
- the parietopsin gene encoding parietopsin produces MDSNGTLLSSGSPPPSIHGEMLAVTPTIFPRVGYSILSFLMFINTVLTVFNNVLVISVLVRNPSLLQPMNVFILSLAVSDLMIGLCGSLVVTITNYHGSFFIGRTACVFQGFAVNYFGLVSLCTLTLLSYERYHVVCKPRNSLKLSMRRSVNGLLMVWMFCLFWAVAPLFGWSSYGPEGVQTSCSLAWEERSWSNYSYLVLYTLLCFILPFAVIIYCYAKVLAAMNKLNRSVEVQGGRSSHKENDHAVSMVLAMIVAFFACWLPYTALSVVVVVDPTLYIPPLLATMPMYFAKTSPVYNPIIYFLSNKQFRDAALEMLSCGSYIGRTPNTVGINMRSLSRRSRLSSLSGNVTSHSKVLPL; encoded by the exons ATGGACAGCAACGGCACGCTGTTGAGCTCCGGCTCGCCGCCTCCGTCCATCCACGGCGAGATGCTGGCCGTCACGCCCACCATCTTCCCCCGGGTGGGCTACAGCATACTCTCCTTCCTCATGTTCATCAACACGGTGTTGACAGTTTTCAACAACGTCCTCGTCATAAGCGTGTTGGTGAGGAATCCGTCCCTCCTCCAGCCCATGAACGTGTTCATCCTCAGCCTCGCCGTGTCGGACCTGATGATCGGCCTGTGCGGCTCGCTGGTCGTCACCATCACCAACTACCACGGCTCCTTCTTCATCGGCCGCACGGCCTGCGTTTTTCAAGGATTTGCAGTCAATTATTTTG GTCTGGTGTCACTGTGCACTTTGACCCTGCTCTCCTACGAGCGCTACCACGTGGTGTGCAAACCGAGGAATTCCCTCAAGCTGAGCATGAGGAGAAGCGTCAACGGGCTGCTGATGGTCTGGATGTTCTGCTTGTTTTGGGCCGTGGCTCCCTTATTTGGCTGGAGCTCCTACGGACCCGAGGGAGTGCAGACCTCCTGCTCTCTGGCCTGGGAGGAGAGATCGTGGAGCAACTACAGCTACCTAGTCCTCTACACGCTCCTCTGCTTCATCTTACCTTTTGCAGTCATCATCTACTGCTACGCCAAAGTCCTCGCTGCCATGAACAAG CTGAACAGGAGCGTGGAGGTGCAGGGCGGGCGCTCCAGCCATAAGGAGAATGACCACGCCGTCAGCATGGTCCTCGCCATGATCGTGGCTTTCTTCGCTTGCTGGCTGCCCTACACGGCGCTGTCGGTGGTGGTTGTCGTGGATCCGACGCTCTACATCCCTCCGCTGCTTGCCACCATGCCCATGTACTTTGCCAAGACCAGCCCCGTCTACAACCCCATCATCTACTTCCTCTCCAACAAGCAG TTCCGTGATGCCGCTCTGGAGATGCTGTCGTGTGGCAGCTACATCGGCCGCACGCCCAACACCGTCGGCATCAACATGCGCTCCCTGAGCAGGAGGAGCCGGCTGAGTTCCCTAAGCGGGAACGTCACCTCGCACAGCAAGGTGTTGCCTCTGTGA
- the LOC119195520 gene encoding uncharacterized protein LOC119195520: MRGQPAPARHPGNDTAWGDYADVLFVVANGSILSVTAAVGIAANLFVILAVYRQKTLRTAMNALVVNLALVDALRCVVDCPVLFTIALSAHRRGHADELMCDVQVAVFSFSCCIQLLTLTCISAERHQAIARPFKTSERRRRIMAQIPLTWILATLVAFFCLIFMKDSPVYVKCKGLFGQPSSSYDTFGLYMLFPLWAACFAVIILFYASIFAIVRSHNRKIFDKGISLVSKTEDEPKNKETTAVENGPGKPGQNFTLSRNDASEITDLKTEQSQPPALKAALETAFKTEQFDSFGMKVEAKPLNGGAAAAAAAAERSTTTLQVVSSNLDTESQPEESAKVVRAASEMKGVSPYAPSSAQLEKDQFTPVLLIKLKEAENSRGGAAQAVATVDQASSLPPVLNDNSDTGGAKQSVQVEGAVCMMPSKASKERVHKRKESQMAKRAGYIILSFTLFWLPLITTILMNYVDRGNKNTVTIFQINLDFLSVSVACITSLSDPIIYAAVNPQFQTEFYRIKNKFVSIFKKT; encoded by the exons ATGAGAGGCCAGCCCGCACCGGCGCGGCACCCTGGGAACGACACCGCCTGGGGGGACTACGCCGACGTCCTCTTTGTGGTGGCAAACGGCTCGATCCTGTCCGTCACCGCCGCCGTGGGCATCGCGGCCAACCTTTTCGTCATACTGGCCGTTTACCGCCAAAAAACCCTTCGGACTGCGATGAACGCACTGGTGGTGAACCTGGCGCTCGTAGACGCTCTGAGGTGTGTGGTGGACTGCCCCGTTCTCTTCACCATCGCTCTGAGCGCGCATCGAAGAGGGCACGCCGACGAGCTGATGTGTGATGTGCAAGTGGCCGtgttctccttcagctgctgCATCCAGCTGTTGACGCTCACCTGTATAAGCGCGGAGAGGCACCAGGCCATCGCCCGGCCCTTTAAGACCAGCGAAAGGCGGAGACGGATCATGGCGCAGATTCCTCTCACGTGGATCTTGGCTACTCTGGTGGCGTTTTTTTGTCTGATATTCATGAAGGACTCACCTGTGTATGTCAAATGCAAAGGCTTATTTGGACAACCATCCTCTTCCTATGACACCTTTGGGCTTTACATGTTGTTCCCACTCTGGGCAGCCTGCTTTGCCGTCATCATTTTATTCTACGCTAGCATCTTTGCCATTGTGAGATCACACAATCGCAAGATATTTGACAAAGGCATTTCTTTAGTTTCAAAGACAGAAGATGAGCCGAAGAACAAAGAAACCACAGCGGTGGAAAATGGACCCGGAAAACCAGGGCAAAACTTTACCCTGAGCAGAAATGATGCGTCAGAGATAACTGACTTGAAAACAGAACAATCTCAACCTCCTGCTTTGAAGGCTGCGCTGGAAACTGCTTTTAAAACAGAGCAGTTTGACTCCTTCGGCATGAAGGTTGAAGCAAAGCCACTGAatggaggtgctgctgctgctgccgccgctgctgagAGATCGACCACGACGCTGCAGGTGGTGTCAAGCAATTTGGACACAGAAAGTCAGCCCGAAGAGAGCGCGAAAGTGGTCAGAGCGGCGTCCGAAATGAAAGGAGTCAGCCCCTATGCTCCCTCGTCTGCACAGTTAGAAAAAGACCAGTTCACTCCTGTTTTACTGATTAAACTAAAAGAAGCCGAGAACAGCCGCGGAGGAGCAGCGCAGGCCGTTGCCACAGTAGATCAAGCGTCTTCGTTACCGCCGGTCTTAAATGATAACTCTGACACAGGAGGTGCAAAACAAAGTGTGCAGGTGGAAGGCGCTGTTTGCATGATGCCTTCCAAAGCGAGTAAAGAACGAGTGCACAAGAGGAAGGAGAGTCAAATGGCGAAGCGAGCGGGCTACATCATCTTATCCTTCACCTTATTCTGGTTGCCGTTGATAACAACCATCCTGATGAATTATGTTGATCGCGGCAACAAGAACACAGTAACTATATTTCAG ATCAATCTGGACTTCCTGTCAGTCTCTGTTGCCTGTATCACATCTCTGAGTGACCCTATAATCTATGCTGCAGTGAATCCTCAGTTCCAGACAGAGTTTTATAGGATTAAAAACAAGTTTGTGTCCATATTCAAGAAGACATGA